The sequence TAGACCTTGAAGATAAAATAAGCCGGGCCGAGGTTATTGATGTATCCAAATTATCGGGCACGGTGGTGAAGTTTGGGGCTTCGGTGACGATTGTTAATGAAGATACGGACGTCGAGCAGGTTTTTCAGATTGTCGGCGAAGTAGAGGCCGATGCAAAGGCCGGCAAGATATCCGTGTCGTCGCCTATTGCGCGTGCTCTTATCGGCAAAACCATTGGCGACAGTGTTGATGTAACGACACCCGGCGGCAGTCAGTCATATGAGATTCTGGTTGTTAACTTTAAGTGATGTCATTGGGTTGATATTACGGAGGGGTGGCCGAGTGGTCGAAGGCGCACGCCTGGAAAGCGTGTAGGCGGGCAACTGTCTCGCGGGTTCGAATCCCGCTCCCTCCGCCATTAATACCCTAATTGACTAAAAAGGATAATAATTGTTCCCTACAGATAGG is a genomic window of Parvularculales bacterium containing:
- the greA gene encoding transcription elongation factor GreA; the protein is MEKIPMTASGYRALEEEIKHLKSVERPRIIKAIEAARAHGDLSENAEYHAARESQSLNETRVLDLEDKISRAEVIDVSKLSGTVVKFGASVTIVNEDTDVEQVFQIVGEVEADAKAGKISVSSPIARALIGKTIGDSVDVTTPGGSQSYEILVVNFK